A single region of the Triticum dicoccoides isolate Atlit2015 ecotype Zavitan chromosome 2B, WEW_v2.0, whole genome shotgun sequence genome encodes:
- the LOC119362575 gene encoding uncharacterized protein LOC119362575, producing MASSTLRCLPGDIPPTTLLTLPEEMLEEILLCLSDAADLVRASMARVSIRRLVTNHRFLRRFRTRHPPPLLGIVSPYPLHRWDRPLLNLAQPPHPSAAAASAFSGLDAADFSCTFLPNAARWRRDLRDGRVLLSGLPKETKFNSHAFVRDLAVSDPLSRRYILLPPIPDDLAALVQLPDLVRFDPFLAPPVAEDEDGMSFRVICLAHCTTKLVLLIFSSSAGQWHPVTLENWIGLLTGSDNPAPGNHQDLYWLPRMRHYAHGYFCWAFYAKGSMYPVSKLLMLDTQSMGFSAVDLPPLTDNTRVIILEAENGRIGMYMNENLTAELRYYVLQNDGVGENQWLQKETLTLNDRYMLIGVAGGYFYKGFDKTNILFFWFHWI from the coding sequence ATGGCGTCGTCCACGCTTCGCTGCCTTCCAGGCGACATCCCGCCGACGACGCTGCTCACCCTACCAGAGGAGATGCTCGAGGAAATCCTCCTCTGCCTCTCCGACGCCGCCGACCTCGTCCGCGCCTCCATGGCCCGCGTCTCCATCCGCCGCCTCGTCACCAATCACCGATTCCTCCGCCGCTTCCGCACTCGCCACCCGCCGCCTCTACTGGGCATCGTTTCTCCCTATCCCCTGCACCGGTGGGACCGGCCGCTGCTGAATCTGGCCCAGccgccgcacccctccgccgccgccgcgagcgCTTTTTCTGGGCTTGACGCCGCCGACTTCTCGTGCACCTTCCTCCCCAACGCCGCGCGCTGGCGGCGCGACTTGCGGGACGGCCGCGTCCTCCTTTCCGGCCTCCCAAAGGAAACCAAATTCAACAGCCACGCCTTTGTCAGGGACCTGGCTGTCTCTGACCCCCTGTCCCGGCGGTACATACTGCTACCTCCCATCCCCGACGACCTAGCCGCCTTGGTGCAGCTGCCGGACTTGGTGCGATTCGATCCCTTCCTTGCTCCTCCGGTCGCCGAGGATGAGGATGGCATGTCTTTCAGAGTTATTTGCTTGGCGCATTGCACAACCAAGCTGGTCCTCCTCATCTTCTCTTCAAGTGCTGGACAGTGGCATCCTGTTACACTTGAAAATTGGATCGGTTTGCTCACAGGATCAGACAACCCGGCTCCAGGCAACCATCAAGACTTGTACTGGTTGCCGCGAATGCGCCACTATGCACACGGATATTTCTGTTGGGCATTTTACGCAAAGGGATCCATGTATCCGGTGAGCAAGTTGCTGATGCTCGACACACAGAGCATGGGTTTCTCTGCAGTCGACCTTCCGCCTCTCACCGATAACACACGGGTTATCATTCTGGAGGCAGAGAATGGAAGGATTGGGATGTATATGAATGAGAATTTGACAGCTGAACTAAGGTATTATGTGTTACAAAATGATGGAGTTGGTGAAAACCAGTGGCTGCAAAAGGAAACGCTCACTTTAAATGATCGCTATatgctcattggcgtagcggggggATACTTCTACAAGGGCTTCGACAAGACCAATATCCTTTTTTTTTGGTTTCATTGGATCTGA